Proteins co-encoded in one Deinococcus metalli genomic window:
- a CDS encoding RNA polymerase sigma factor yields the protein MPVTLPPGLEYQRLIVQLQHGQEGALKALYDALAGVTYRVCLRMLVSPEDAEEVLQDTFLRLEAQAGRYDPARGTVQTFVLTIAHHLCLERLRARRARPQAQDGAFDDPAFDLPAPSPPRDPLDQALLGTALSSLPDTDRLLLEDMFFGGYTHAELTARTGLPLGTVKSRLRRALLNLRGRMTP from the coding sequence ATGCCCGTCACCCTGCCGCCCGGCCTGGAGTACCAGCGGCTGATCGTGCAGCTCCAGCATGGACAGGAGGGTGCCCTGAAGGCCCTGTACGACGCGCTCGCTGGCGTGACCTACCGCGTGTGCCTGCGGATGCTGGTTTCCCCGGAGGACGCTGAGGAAGTCCTCCAGGACACCTTCCTGCGCCTGGAGGCCCAGGCCGGACGCTACGATCCGGCGCGCGGCACGGTGCAGACCTTCGTGTTGACCATCGCCCATCACCTGTGCCTGGAGCGGCTGCGTGCCCGCCGCGCCCGGCCACAGGCCCAGGACGGCGCGTTCGACGATCCGGCGTTCGACCTGCCAGCACCTTCCCCACCGCGCGATCCCCTGGATCAGGCCCTGCTTGGCACCGCCCTGAGCTCGCTCCCGGATACCGACCGGCTGCTGCTGGAGGACATGTTCTTCGGCGGGTACACCCACGCTGAACTCACGGCCCGCACGGGGTTGCCCCTGGGCACGGTGAAAAGCCGCCTGCGCCGCGCGCTGCTGAATCTCCGCGGAAGGATGACCCCATGA